One Argentina anserina chromosome 6, drPotAnse1.1, whole genome shotgun sequence genomic window, ggggtaatattgtcattttctatttatatttttcttaaaaaataaaaatattctttaaaatgaggattattttgttaatcaaattatttatttacatctttttttctacctacttaaccctactttgaattatatatttaatatacacacccattcaaatatagtgtgttgtgtataaatatatttttatatgtacacattgttagaggatgaacaaaacgagaataataacgacgtaatagaacataacgtaaccgtttattgattgataatgaggccaatatatgggcattacataaccataatctcataggattcggagtcctaatctattacagagatgcgaatctatctctaacaggaaacctaataaggctaagacacacacaatggtagaatagtaattctctcggaacacaaatatatttttaattttcaatgtatttatttatttatattttttctaatatcttttaacataccatatcacataaaataataaatatataaatcaataacatttttcgaaaaaacaaacattgtagcaagtgttcctcttaagtaattttattaatttatttcattattcaatatgaataaatatataatgacaatattaccccttaaatgcatgacatgtgacgcaaaattggatagaaacagtaaaatttaacggatggggtgcaaatcggcaatttttaccaagtttaataggtaaattgactcaaatgcaagttcggggtgcaaattgacaatttcagccaaatttaaggtgcaaatcggcatttatgcctaaaAACAAGAATTTTAAGTATGAGTATGTGTCAATTAGTTTTTACGTGTTATTATCCAATATTATAGTTTTATGAACCTTGCAAAATGGATTAGTAGTTAGTAATCATTTGTAAACAATCCTATATCTAAGTAGTTCGACAATCTAAACAATAAATTTTGGATGTCTATGTTCGTGCGATCAACATGTATAGTTTTTACGATctcaaagaaaatgaaaattgaaagaGAGCCACACccgaaaacaaacacaaaaaacTCTTCTCCATGGAAGAAGAGGAGTGCATTTTAAACATGTATCCCGCTCATCGTTCTATCTCAGTTTGAACACTTACCGTTAACCAACACCCCTCCCCGTATATTCTCAGCCACCACAAAACACAATAAAAACAACCACGCACTTTCCAATGTAAGTTGcgattcaaattcaaaacatcCCAATTAATCACTCGGCGAAAATAGAAACCAATCTCAAGGCCACATGGTCCCGCAATTCACCGACGTGGCACAATCACAGAGGCTATACCTCACTAGTAAACAGCACCACGTCCCggtaaaaaacaaaacaaccaaGGTTTGTTTCCCCAGTACAATTTCAACTTCCACTCAAGGATTCAAAACTTTCTATAAGAATcccctctctcactctctgtCTGAAACAAACCAACCCCAAGATTCCCAGAAATctgaaactctcaaatgaTGAGCGGCTGCAAGAGAGCGGCGTTGATGCCGCTGCAGTCGTCGTACAACTCCCTCTACGACAAGGGCCCGAAACACAACCGCAGTTTCAGCGAAGACATCCGCAGCAGCCCGGACGAGTCTTCCAAACCAGACCACCAGTTCACTTTGTCTTCGAACGATGAAGACAAGGAGAACGCAAGGCCAAACAACAacgacaacaacaacaaaagtaGTGACAAGGAGAACTTGCTGGGGAAGAAGAAGCCACTGACGACGAAGCAGAATCTGAACAAGTCGTTCTCCACCGGATGCGGCGGAGGTGGGATCGCGTTGAAGCCTTCGTCGCTTCAGTTCTGTATGCAGATGAGTGAACCGGAGAAGGAGCTCTTTGGTGGGTCCAAATTGTGGGACCCGCCGAGTGTGACGTCGGACAACTCCAGCTCTCTGAAGATTTGGGACTATTCGGATTCTGAGGCTGCTCCTGCATCTTCTTGGTCCACTCTGCCTAATAAGTAAGCATTATACACAAACGTGCCCAGATTTTATTTCTGCTTGATTGAATTAAGTACAAATTGTATTGGTGTGGTTTCAATTTCAGGTCATTGCTGTGTAGGCCATTGCCGATGGATATAGGAAGCTGCACCTGTGTTATAGTGAAGGAAAAATCTCCATATGGGGGTTCTTTGTATTCTCTATATACCAATGTAAGACTTTCCCGACTCGTTTTTCATCTCTTTCGGTTTGATTGTTGGAAGCAATTTGGGGGATTTTAATGTTGCGTGTAAATATATTTGAACTGTGATTTaccgatgtatgttatactggTATAGACTATAGAGCAAACGTACTGGCGTACAACTATGTTGTAAAGCATTTCCTGCTTCTGCATATACATGTGGTGAAGACGCCATACTATTTTCCTTGGAACATTGTTTTCTATTAAACCCTTTTACCATCATAAAGCTTCTTCTGCAATGAATAATGATACCATTATAAGACTTTTTGCATGTATGATCCTAAGCTCCCTTCAGACTTCTCTCAATGATACCCAAACTGCATTGCTGTTCTGTTCATTGTAGTGGTTCCATGGTTTTGttcataaaatcaaaataatatCAGAGAAACTATTTATTAAGAtcacagatatatatatatatatatatatatatatatatatatatatagtccatatccagagtgaaggttcactctgaaattt contains:
- the LOC126800396 gene encoding tubby-like protein 8 isoform X3; protein product: MMSGCKRAALMPLQSSYNSLYDKGPKHNRSFSEDIRSSPDESSKPDHQFTLSSNDEDKENARPNNNDNNNKSSDKENLLGKKKPLTTKQNLNKSFSTGCGGGGIALKPSSLQFCMQMSEPEKELFGGSKLWDPPSVTSDNSSSLKIWDYSDSEAAPASSWSTLPNKSLLCRPLPMDIGSCTCVIVKEKSPYGGSLYSLYTNEGKGRQDRKLAIAHHKRRNGKSELTIAQNLKGILSHSDDSFIGMVNANLMGSKYHIWDQGKRPNCLSKQSKSLLAAVSFTPTISTWTGSYRRIRAYVPKHQSMQLKNSTQIAKQYELDFRDRGRAGLRIQSSVKNFQLTLEENGKQTILQLGRVEKSKYVMDYRYPLTGYQAFCMSGFY